In a single window of the Scyliorhinus canicula chromosome 1, sScyCan1.1, whole genome shotgun sequence genome:
- the hspb8 gene encoding heat shock protein beta-8 gives MAESQVPFSCQIPGRHRGNRDHFREPGLSSRFLDDEFGMSAFPEHFTADWPDWARPRLTSTWPGPLRSSFNGGSAREAPGVHSPPAPPHYTARYTGYPEARSPPSISPGEPWKVCVNVQSFAPEELTIKTKDSFVEISGKHEEQQEEGGIVSKNFTKKIQLPIEVDPVTVFASLSPEGVLIIEAPPARPPCYFYGDDSMNIDTEENGLRGQEQTVS, from the exons ATGGCTGAGAGTCAGGTGCCCTTCTCCTGTCAGATCCCGGGGAGACACCGGGGAAACAGGGACCATTTCCGAGAGCCCGGCCTGTCCTCTCGCTTCCTGGACGACGAGTTCGGCATGTCGGCCTTTCCCGAGCACTTCACGGCCGATTGGCCCGACTGGGCCAGGCCCAGGCTGACCTCTACCTGGCCGGGTCCCCTCAGGTCGTCCTTCAACGGCGGCTCGGCGCGGGAGGCTCCGGGCGTCCACAGTCCGCCGGCGCCGCCCCACTACACGGCTCGCTACACCGGCTACCCCGAGGCCAGGAGCCCGCCCAGCATCAGCCCGGGAGAGCCCTGGAAAGTCTGCGTCAACGTCCAGAGCTTCGCCCCCGAGGAGCTGACCATCAAGACCAAGGATAGCTTCGTGGAGATATCAG GGAAACACGAAGAACAACAAGAAGAAGGAGGAATAGTCTCAAAAAATTTCACCAAAAAGATCCA GCTGCCCATCGAAGTTGACCCTGTGACAGTCTTTGCATCCTTGTCCCCTGAAGGAGTCTTAATCATCGAAGCTCCCCCTGCAAGACCACCTTGCTATTTTTATGGGGATGACAGCATGAATATTGATACAGAGGAAAATGGATTGAGAGGCCAAGAACAGACTGTTTCTTAA